The following proteins are encoded in a genomic region of Ostrea edulis chromosome 7, xbOstEdul1.1, whole genome shotgun sequence:
- the LOC125653903 gene encoding uncharacterized protein LOC125653903: MDITLTPFKRRYVENWRKDVQKHLEEGSICRIVVTQINSDDEENSEACPKPTTPLPPPSGNRAKQVLREKTPTEKLADIAVSSSLHIQALPSVRFMYTNAMEQKKNSEKLYGGIPVNGRQNLRKEVQEVVNVTEDQTEAKPLVIVDPQLMTPLEHPDLSTQENKKPSSKDVRFPMKITPLKPQVESKKYNRLPIFAKCKIQSTERNSFVVSRSNFLKNGKAKNHSFLTLPVRFQVQAQTNDRLIQSSENYILREKSNFTQTPRIESRRSPRKVDFPLATPRVASNTIWAW, encoded by the exons ATGGACATAACACTGACACCCTTTAAGAGGCGCTATGTAGAAAACTGGCGTAAAGATGTACAAAAGCACTTAGAGGAAGGCTCCATCTGTCGTATTGTGGTGACACAAATTAACAG CGACGATGAAGAAAATTCAGAAGCCTGTCCTAAACCAACCACACCTCTACCTCCTCCATCCGGAAACCGAGCGAAGCAAGTCTTGCGAGAAAAAACACCAACGGAGAAATTAGCTGACATAGCCGTCAGCAGTTCTCTTCATATACAAGCCCTGCCGTCAGTTCGTTTCATGTACACGAATGCAATGGAACAAAAAAAGAATTCCGAAAAACTATACGGAGGTATTCCCGTGAACGGTCGGCAAAATTTGCGAAAAGAGGTTCAGGAAGTAGTGAATGTAACGGAAGATCAAACCGAGGCTAAGCCCCTCGTTATCGTAGATCCTCAGCTGATGACCCCATTGGAACATCCGGACCTGAGTAcgcaagaaaacaaaaaaccaagCAGTAAAGATGTTCGTTTTCCGATGAAAATTACCCCTCTTAAACCTCAGGTGGAATCGAAAAAATATAATAGATTGCCAATATTCGccaaatgtaaaattcaatcaACAGAGAGAAATAGTTTTGTGGTATCTAGGTCaaactttttgaaaaatggaaaagCGAAGAATCATAGTTTCCTTACGTTACCGGTGAGATTCCAAGTGCAAGCCCAAACAAATGACCGTTTGATTCAAAGTTCCGAAAATTACATTCTAAGGGAGAAATCAAATTTCACACAAACTCCGAGAATAGAGTCTCGGAGATCACCTAGAAAAGTGGACTTTCCTCTCGCGACCCCCCGCGTAGCATCCAATACTATCTGGGCATGGTAG
- the LOC125653907 gene encoding uncharacterized protein LOC125653907 isoform X1, whose translation MANWMCWLVFAAIFCSSMGYRKAGEYVKYGREMFWEKGICKNYPHRFKAHPKYCHAYYDCTSASAPGYRSWDKGFRECVYPKLFNAKTRKCEMFFYVKCGTRKEFKSGCDYFANQCLRAHCIPCSVRIPSCAGFKDGIHEHPYRKGSRWLMNCLKERLMNFWYGRK comes from the exons ATGGCGAATTGGATGTGTTGGTTAGTCTTTGCTGCCATCTTTTGCAGTTCAATGGGATACCGAAAAGCTGGAGAATACGTCAAATATGGGAGGGAAATGTTTTGGG agaAAGGAATTTGCAAAAATTATCCTCATCGCTTTAAAGCTCATCCGAAGTACTGCCACGCTTATTATGACTGTACTTCCGCTTCCGCCCCTGGCTATAGAAGTTGGGATAAGGGGTTCCGAGAATGTGTGTATCCAAAATTGTTCAATGCCAAGACAAGGAAGTGTGAAATGTTTTTCTATGTAAAATGCGGTACAAGAAAGGAATTCAAATCAGGAT GTGATTACTTTGCAAACCAATGCTTGCGGGCACATTGCATTCCATGTTCTGTGCGTATTCCGAGCTGTGCAGGATTCAAGGACGGTATACACGAACACCCATATAGGAAAGGCAGTCGTTGGTTGATGAATTGCTTAAAGGAAAGGCTGATGAACTTTTGGTATGGACGGAAGTGA
- the LOC125653907 gene encoding uncharacterized protein LOC125653907 isoform X2, which yields MANWMCWLVFAAIFCSSMGYRKAGEYVKYGREMFWEKGICKNYPHRFKAHPKYCHAYYDCTSASAPGYRSWDKGFRECVYPKLFNAKTRKCEMFFYVKCGTRKEFKSGCDYFANQCLRAHCIPCSVRIPSCAGFKDGIHEHPYRKGSRWLMNCLKERLMNF from the exons ATGGCGAATTGGATGTGTTGGTTAGTCTTTGCTGCCATCTTTTGCAGTTCAATGGGATACCGAAAAGCTGGAGAATACGTCAAATATGGGAGGGAAATGTTTTGGG agaAAGGAATTTGCAAAAATTATCCTCATCGCTTTAAAGCTCATCCGAAGTACTGCCACGCTTATTATGACTGTACTTCCGCTTCCGCCCCTGGCTATAGAAGTTGGGATAAGGGGTTCCGAGAATGTGTGTATCCAAAATTGTTCAATGCCAAGACAAGGAAGTGTGAAATGTTTTTCTATGTAAAATGCGGTACAAGAAAGGAATTCAAATCAGGAT GTGATTACTTTGCAAACCAATGCTTGCGGGCACATTGCATTCCATGTTCTGTGCGTATTCCGAGCTGTGCAGGATTCAAGGACGGTATACACGAACACCCATATAGGAAAGGCAGTCGTTGGTTGATGAATTGCTTAAAGGAAAGGCTGATGAACTTTTG
- the LOC125653906 gene encoding uncharacterized protein LOC125653906: protein MPQYLPVLFPLVNTHDRRLPAEDSLPTISMETHYIPHVLAVLSCLLLKVSTMLEAETAFDLYVQKLCRRNSSLILPHPLECQLYYDCSTKYNTLPPNLNQHMRECPFPDLFSVQTLRCEDYRHVTCAGRAEHKTACEYRLNQLNVYHVMCTLQDVESGGIGQEAVSPGIMGLLENSAIGKHDLKSNNLIKPKELTNSRISLDALKKDLCSNKTP from the exons ATGCCTCAATATCTCCCTGTGTTATTTCCACTGGTAAACACACACGACAGAAGACTTCCGGCGGAGGACTCACTCCCTACAATAAGTATGGAGACGCACTACATTCCCCACGTTCTGGCTGTTTTAAGTTGTTTATTACTGAAGGTATCAACGATGTTGGAAGCAGAAACAGCATTCG ATTTATACGTTCAGAAGTTATGTCGACGTAATTCATCTCTCATTCTTCCTCATCCACTGGAATGCCAGCTGTATTACGACTGTTCCACGAAGTACAACACTCTCCCGCCAAACCTAAACCAACACATGAGGGAGTGTCCCTTTCCTGACCTCTTCTCCGTCCAGACCCTGCGGTGTGAGGACTATAGACACGTGACATGCGCGGGAAGAGCAGAACACAAAACTGCAT GCGAATACCGGCTTAATCAGCTAAACGTCTATCACGTGATGTGCACGCTGCAAGATGTTGAAAGTGGAGGGATTGGACAGGAAGCTGTTTCTCCGGGAATTATGGGATTACTTGAAAATTCTGCCATCGGAAAACATGATCTAAAGAGCAATAACTTGATAAAGCCAAAAGAGTTGACAAACAGTCGGATATCTCTAGATGCACTTAAGAaagatttatgtagcaataaaaCGCCTTGA